Proteins encoded together in one Prevotella scopos JCM 17725 window:
- a CDS encoding sigma-54 interaction domain-containing protein — MDTTELQRTKQRYNIVGNSDGLNRALDVALQVAPTDLSVLIIGESGVGKEIIPRVIHDNSPRRREKYFAINCGSIPEGTIDSELFGHEKGSFTGAIGESEGYFGIANKGTIFLDEVGELPIATQARLLRVLETGEYIRVGGQEIRKTDVRIVAATNVNMRKAISEGKFREDLYYRLNTIPIQMPPLRDRGEDIILLFRLFAMQMAEKYRLPKITLTEEARQILLQYKWPGNVRQLKNITEQMSVLSEKREIDANTLLHFIPRDQDSTELATIQSNGSHSYESEREVLYKILYDLKGNVSDLRRELNSVRKQLEEGRQLNGASGFQPAQTTVSNLPATPNKQAITSTGTIEQAEDAEAEEISEPETLNLNDIGKQLVEKALERNHGNRKKAALELGISDRTLYRRIRQYGLDKD, encoded by the coding sequence ATGGATACAACAGAATTACAGAGAACAAAACAACGATATAACATTGTTGGCAATAGCGATGGACTCAATCGCGCTTTGGATGTCGCCCTACAGGTAGCACCCACAGATTTATCTGTGCTTATCATCGGTGAGAGTGGTGTCGGCAAGGAGATTATCCCTCGTGTCATTCACGACAACTCTCCACGCCGCCGCGAGAAATACTTTGCTATTAACTGCGGTTCTATACCAGAAGGTACCATTGATAGTGAACTTTTCGGTCATGAGAAGGGTTCATTTACGGGAGCTATTGGTGAGAGTGAGGGTTATTTCGGTATAGCCAACAAGGGTACAATCTTCCTCGATGAGGTAGGAGAGCTACCAATAGCAACACAGGCTCGACTGCTTCGTGTGCTTGAGACAGGTGAATACATCCGTGTTGGAGGACAAGAAATCCGCAAGACTGATGTGCGTATTGTCGCTGCTACCAACGTAAATATGCGTAAGGCTATCAGCGAAGGTAAGTTCCGTGAGGATTTATACTATCGTCTCAATACAATCCCTATTCAAATGCCTCCGCTCCGTGATCGTGGTGAGGATATTATTCTTCTCTTTCGTCTCTTTGCGATGCAAATGGCTGAAAAGTATCGCCTCCCAAAGATTACGCTTACTGAAGAGGCTCGCCAGATTCTGTTGCAATACAAATGGCCAGGTAATGTTCGCCAATTAAAGAACATCACCGAACAGATGTCTGTACTTAGTGAGAAACGTGAGATTGACGCAAATACATTGTTGCACTTTATTCCACGCGATCAGGACAGCACCGAGTTAGCAACAATACAAAGCAATGGTTCGCACAGCTATGAGAGTGAACGTGAAGTTCTCTACAAGATTCTCTATGACTTGAAAGGTAATGTTAGCGACCTACGTCGTGAACTCAATTCCGTTCGAAAGCAGTTAGAAGAAGGCAGACAACTCAATGGCGCAAGCGGTTTCCAACCAGCTCAGACGACAGTTTCTAATCTGCCTGCTACGCCTAACAAACAAGCCATTACCTCAACAGGCACCATTGAACAAGCGGAAGATGCAGAAGCAGAAGAGATTTCTGAACCAGAGACGCTCAACCTGAATGACATTGGAAAGCAACTCGTTGAGAAAGCTTTAGAGCGTAACCATGGTAATAGGAAGAAGGCTGCACTGGAACTTGGCATCAGCGACCGCACACTCTACCGCCGCATCAGACAATACGGATTAGACAAAGATTAA
- a CDS encoding PdxA family dehydrogenase has translation MNDNKKIRVAITHGDTNGIGYELIFKTFAEPEMLELCTPIIYGSPKVATYHRNALDMEANFTIIKDASEAQNGRLNLLPVFDDEIKVELGVPTEESGVAGLRAVDKALDDYRQGLFDVLVTAPIDNNEHFHFSGQSRYIEDHLETEEQGLSILINDELRIALATRNLPLRQVAESITKASIIKNTTLLFKSLRRDFRITCPRIAVLGLNPKAGDNGLLGSEEQEIILPAIDELVDNDIQAFGPYPADTFFGCNYTEHFDGILAMYYEQGLAPFRSLSSCHGITYTAGLPLVRTSAEIPDSLALAGKGIIDELPFRHAIYLAIDIFRNRINYDAPMTNPLPKLYKERRDESDKVRFAIPRKREDRTPNHGENYKAKETH, from the coding sequence ATGAACGATAATAAAAAAATCCGCGTAGCAATCACACACGGAGATACTAATGGCATAGGATATGAGCTTATCTTTAAGACTTTTGCCGAACCAGAGATGCTGGAGCTTTGTACTCCTATCATCTATGGTTCACCAAAAGTAGCCACCTATCATCGGAACGCACTTGACATGGAAGCTAACTTCACCATCATTAAAGATGCATCAGAAGCGCAAAACGGACGACTCAACCTTTTGCCAGTCTTCGATGATGAGATAAAAGTTGAGTTGGGCGTTCCTACCGAAGAATCAGGTGTCGCAGGATTACGTGCTGTTGATAAGGCTTTAGACGACTATCGTCAGGGACTGTTTGACGTTCTCGTTACTGCTCCTATTGATAACAATGAGCACTTCCACTTCAGTGGTCAGAGCCGATATATCGAAGATCACTTGGAGACAGAGGAGCAGGGACTTTCTATCTTGATTAATGACGAGTTACGTATTGCCCTCGCCACTCGCAATCTTCCACTCCGCCAAGTGGCAGAATCTATCACAAAGGCAAGCATCATCAAAAATACGACCCTACTTTTTAAGAGTCTTCGTCGTGACTTCCGTATCACTTGTCCTCGCATCGCTGTGCTTGGTTTGAATCCTAAGGCTGGCGACAATGGTCTATTAGGTTCTGAGGAACAAGAGATTATCCTCCCTGCTATCGACGAATTGGTTGATAACGACATACAAGCCTTCGGCCCTTACCCAGCTGACACATTCTTTGGTTGTAACTATACCGAGCATTTTGATGGTATTTTAGCAATGTATTACGAGCAAGGGCTTGCTCCGTTCCGTTCACTATCTTCATGTCATGGTATCACATATACAGCAGGGCTACCACTCGTTCGTACATCTGCAGAGATACCCGATAGTCTTGCACTGGCAGGTAAGGGCATTATTGACGAACTCCCTTTCCGTCATGCTATCTACCTTGCGATAGACATCTTCCGCAATCGAATTAATTACGATGCACCAATGACTAATCCTCTTCCTAAACTTTATAAGGAAAGAAGAGACGAGAGCGACAAGGTACGCTTTGCAATTCCACGTAAGCGTGAAGATCGAACACCAAATCATGGTGAAAACTATAAGGCAAAGGAGACACACTAA
- the rlmN gene encoding 23S rRNA (adenine(2503)-C(2))-methyltransferase RlmN produces MEGAKKYLLGMTLGELKEVAKSLGMPAFTGGQIAKWLYTQHVRSIDEMTNISKANREKLAAEYAIGCKEPIDAQHSKDGTIKYLFPTDSGKFVETVYIPDEDRATLCVSSQVGCKMNCLFCQTGKQGFEGSLSATDILNQIYSLPERDKLTNIVFMGQGEPMDNLDNVLRTTEIMTADFGYGWSPKRITVSSVGVKGKLKRFLDESDCHVAISMHTPLHDQRKELMPAEKGMSIDGIIELLRNYDFSHQRRLSFEYIVFKDFNDSEEHAKAIVQLLKGLDCRMNLIRFHPIPNIPLKGVDDHKMEKFRNYLTQHGVFTTIRASRGQDIFAACGLLSTAKKIEEERGKGKKENGKEVRK; encoded by the coding sequence ATGGAAGGTGCAAAGAAGTATTTGTTGGGAATGACACTTGGCGAACTGAAAGAGGTTGCTAAGTCGCTCGGAATGCCAGCTTTTACAGGCGGACAGATAGCCAAATGGCTCTATACACAGCATGTGAGAAGTATTGATGAGATGACGAATATCTCAAAAGCAAACAGAGAGAAACTCGCTGCTGAATATGCTATCGGCTGTAAAGAGCCGATTGATGCTCAACACTCTAAGGATGGAACCATAAAATACCTCTTCCCTACTGATAGCGGTAAGTTTGTTGAAACGGTATATATACCAGACGAAGACCGCGCCACCCTCTGCGTATCCTCACAGGTAGGTTGTAAGATGAACTGCCTTTTCTGCCAGACTGGGAAGCAGGGGTTTGAGGGTAGTCTTTCAGCGACTGACATTCTCAATCAGATTTATTCGCTCCCTGAACGTGACAAACTGACGAATATCGTCTTCATGGGGCAAGGCGAGCCAATGGATAATCTTGACAATGTTTTACGTACGACAGAAATTATGACAGCCGACTTTGGTTACGGATGGTCACCAAAGCGTATTACGGTGAGTAGCGTTGGCGTCAAAGGAAAGCTAAAGCGTTTCCTCGATGAAAGCGACTGTCACGTTGCTATCAGTATGCACACCCCTCTGCATGATCAACGTAAAGAACTGATGCCTGCAGAGAAAGGTATGTCAATTGATGGAATAATTGAATTACTACGTAATTACGATTTCTCTCATCAACGACGCTTGTCATTTGAATACATCGTCTTCAAGGACTTTAACGATAGCGAAGAACATGCAAAAGCCATCGTACAACTACTCAAGGGATTAGACTGCAGAATGAACCTTATCCGCTTCCATCCTATTCCTAACATCCCATTAAAGGGGGTTGATGATCATAAGATGGAGAAGTTCAGAAATTATCTGACACAACATGGCGTTTTCACAACTATTCGTGCCAGTCGTGGACAGGACATCTTTGCGGCCTGCGGTTTGCTCTCAACAGCAAAAAAGATTGAAGAAGAAAGAGGAAAAGGAAAAAAGGAAAATGGTAAAGAAGTAAGAAAGTAA
- a CDS encoding DUF6078 family protein, which produces MESKYKYQNAPEHYLLCYNTTCKKAKTCLHQIVACENINKEKIVQCVNPAVNNEENCNYYKADRIVRIAYGMEHTFDKVLATDIAGIRGTLINHFGNGSYYLRRNGKKGITPAEQEYINSIFIAYGYVEGAPFDNYKEEREW; this is translated from the coding sequence ATGGAAAGCAAATACAAGTATCAAAATGCACCAGAACATTATCTTTTATGCTATAACACAACCTGCAAGAAAGCAAAGACATGCTTGCACCAGATAGTTGCATGTGAGAATATCAACAAAGAAAAAATCGTACAATGCGTAAATCCTGCCGTAAACAATGAAGAAAACTGCAACTACTATAAAGCTGACCGCATTGTACGTATAGCTTACGGCATGGAACATACGTTCGACAAAGTACTGGCAACCGACATTGCTGGTATTCGTGGTACGCTCATTAATCATTTTGGAAATGGCTCTTATTACCTTCGTCGAAATGGCAAGAAAGGCATCACACCAGCTGAACAGGAATATATCAACAGCATCTTCATTGCCTATGGATACGTAGAAGGAGCCCCTTTCGATAATTATAAAGAAGAACGGGAATGGTAA
- a CDS encoding lysylphosphatidylglycerol synthase transmembrane domain-containing protein, whose protein sequence is MNKKFQNIFFIFGMVVLCIMVYNLDFADTWQKIQHAGYWFFAVVILWAFLYIFNTAAWYTIIRSQTQDIKERKKVSFLWLYKVTVSGFALNYATPGGLMGGEPYRIMELTPKIGTERATSSVVLYAMTHIFSHFWFWLISIFLYILTQPVNLPMGIMLAVIFVFCTSAIWFFLTGYKKGLAVRMMNLVRHIPFVKRWAEPFVASHKEELDRIDSQIASLHNQNPRTFFTVVLLELSCRICSALEIFFILLVLLPSVNYLDCVLILAFTSLFANMLFFIPLQLGGREGGFLMSVKGLGLSLEAGIFVALLVRVRELIWTAIGLLLIKLDKKKK, encoded by the coding sequence ATGAACAAAAAGTTTCAAAACATCTTCTTTATATTTGGTATGGTTGTGCTCTGTATTATGGTGTACAACCTTGACTTTGCTGATACATGGCAGAAGATTCAGCATGCTGGCTACTGGTTCTTCGCTGTTGTAATACTATGGGCTTTCTTATATATCTTCAATACCGCTGCTTGGTATACGATTATACGTAGCCAAACCCAAGACATAAAAGAACGAAAGAAAGTTTCATTTCTTTGGCTATATAAGGTAACAGTATCTGGATTTGCACTTAATTATGCAACACCTGGCGGATTAATGGGCGGTGAACCATACAGGATTATGGAACTAACCCCAAAGATTGGAACTGAACGTGCAACATCATCTGTTGTTCTTTATGCCATGACGCATATCTTTAGTCATTTTTGGTTTTGGCTTATTTCCATTTTCCTTTATATCTTAACGCAGCCAGTCAATCTACCGATGGGCATAATGTTAGCGGTGATCTTTGTGTTCTGTACATCTGCAATCTGGTTTTTCCTCACTGGATACAAGAAAGGTTTGGCTGTTCGTATGATGAACCTTGTTCGTCATATTCCATTTGTTAAACGGTGGGCAGAGCCTTTTGTAGCAAGCCATAAGGAAGAACTCGACAGAATTGATTCACAAATAGCATCACTTCATAATCAGAATCCACGCACCTTCTTCACAGTCGTTCTCCTTGAATTATCGTGCAGAATTTGTAGTGCATTGGAGATATTCTTCATCCTTTTAGTATTACTTCCGTCAGTCAATTATCTTGATTGTGTTCTCATCCTTGCCTTCACCTCTCTCTTTGCCAATATGCTCTTCTTCATTCCTCTTCAATTAGGTGGTCGTGAAGGTGGCTTCCTGATGTCAGTAAAAGGTTTAGGACTTTCGCTCGAAGCAGGTATCTTCGTTGCCTTACTTGTTCGTGTCCGCGAGCTTATTTGGACTGCGATAGGCTTATTATTAATCAAACTGGATAAGAAGAAAAAATAA
- a CDS encoding glutathione peroxidase — translation MATVYDFSLKDKKGNEVSLETYKGKVLLIVNTATGCGFTPQYEELEAMYRDLKEKGLEILDIPCDQFGHQAPGTDEEIHEFCTAKFGTDFPQFKKSEVNGANELPLYTWLKSEKGYAGGAYEEKLAAIMEDLYNKANTEPRKQNDIQWNFTKFLINRNGEVVARFEPTVDLKEVKKAVEAVL, via the coding sequence ATGGCAACAGTTTATGATTTCAGTTTGAAAGACAAGAAAGGTAACGAGGTAAGTCTCGAGACATATAAGGGTAAGGTACTTCTTATCGTAAACACAGCAACAGGTTGTGGTTTCACTCCACAGTATGAGGAGTTGGAGGCAATGTATCGTGATCTGAAGGAGAAGGGTCTTGAGATTCTTGATATTCCATGCGATCAGTTCGGTCATCAGGCACCAGGTACTGACGAGGAGATTCACGAGTTTTGTACAGCAAAGTTTGGTACTGACTTCCCACAGTTCAAGAAGAGTGAGGTAAACGGTGCTAACGAGCTTCCTCTCTACACCTGGTTGAAGAGCGAGAAGGGGTATGCTGGCGGTGCTTATGAGGAGAAGTTGGCTGCTATTATGGAAGATCTTTACAACAAGGCAAACACAGAGCCACGTAAGCAGAACGATATTCAGTGGAACTTCACTAAGTTCCTTATTAACCGCAATGGTGAAGTTGTTGCACGCTTCGAACCAACTGTTGACCTCAAGGAGGTTAAGAAGGCTGTTGAGGCTGTATTGTAA
- a CDS encoding LptE family protein, with translation MKIGKKFTSIHPLTWGVIVICLLLLAACSVSYKFNGASIDYSKVHTIQIADFPIRSTYVWGPMGPMFNNQLKDVFANHTRLQQVKRNGDLKIEGEITQYQQRNKSVSSEGYSAQTELSITVNVRFTNNTNHNEDFERQFTASASYETVRSLNSVQEELVTQMVKDLTDQIFNATVANW, from the coding sequence ATGAAGATAGGAAAGAAATTCACATCTATCCACCCACTAACATGGGGTGTAATAGTAATCTGCTTGCTTTTGTTAGCAGCTTGCAGTGTATCCTATAAATTTAATGGTGCAAGTATTGATTACAGCAAGGTACACACCATTCAGATTGCCGATTTCCCTATTCGCTCAACATACGTGTGGGGACCAATGGGCCCAATGTTTAACAACCAACTGAAAGATGTCTTCGCTAATCACACACGCCTACAGCAAGTAAAACGTAATGGTGATTTGAAAATAGAAGGCGAAATCACACAGTATCAGCAACGTAACAAGAGTGTATCGAGTGAAGGTTACTCTGCGCAGACAGAACTTTCTATCACCGTTAACGTACGCTTCACAAACAATACAAATCACAATGAGGACTTTGAGCGCCAGTTCACAGCTTCAGCAAGTTATGAAACAGTCCGTAGTTTGAATTCTGTACAAGAAGAGCTTGTCACTCAGATGGTGAAAGACCTTACTGACCAGATATTCAACGCAACGGTTGCAAACTGGTAA
- the secG gene encoding preprotein translocase subunit SecG: MYTLFVILIVIAALLMIGVVLIQESKGGGLSSNFSSSNAIMGVRKTTDFVEKTTWGLAIAMVILSVASAYVAPSAPTDESVIENAATQQDNTTNPNNLPNFGASQQKQAAPAAKAPVAPATQTPAAPAK; the protein is encoded by the coding sequence ATGTACACGTTATTCGTAATCCTTATCGTGATTGCAGCACTCTTGATGATTGGCGTCGTTCTGATTCAAGAATCAAAGGGCGGTGGTCTTTCATCAAACTTCTCATCATCTAATGCTATCATGGGTGTTCGCAAGACTACAGACTTCGTAGAAAAGACTACTTGGGGCTTAGCTATCGCAATGGTTATTCTCAGCGTAGCTAGTGCTTACGTTGCACCTTCAGCACCAACAGATGAAAGTGTAATTGAGAATGCTGCAACACAACAAGACAATACAACAAACCCTAACAACTTGCCTAACTTCGGTGCAAGCCAGCAAAAGCAGGCTGCTCCAGCAGCAAAGGCACCAGTGGCACCTGCTACTCAAACACCAGCTGCACCAGCAAAATAA